The genomic region TTTTCCTTGGTCCAAGTGAAATACTGACAGCCCGCAAAATCCTGCGCGACCGTGTTGCCATCGACTTGGCCGTATTTGCACAAGCGATGTCGGTGCTTTTGTTTTTTGGCCATTTGATTGTGCGCCGCGCCCTGCCCGATGAAGAAATCCATCTCTGGCTTGCCGCATCAGCGCTTTGTGCGATTGTGTTCCTGACCCATTTCACCACGCCCGTTGCCTTGTTGCCTTATCCCCTCTGGACGGTGATCTGGACAACCATGCCTGCGCTTTATGTGTTGTTCCTGCTAAAATTTGTAACGCGCTTTTTCGGGGTTAAGCTGCCCATGATTGAGGCCAGTTTCACGCTGCTCATTGGGCTCTCTTTCCTCTACGCCGCAACGATCATGCCCGAAGGCTATGCGCTGCTATATGGGGCTGCGTTAAACTCGACCAACATATTTTTTGGAACAGTGGTTTTGACGACCTTTTGGGTGCATCGAAGGAATATGGGACAAGGCACCTTTGTGTTGTTCTTCTTTTGCTTCTGCGTTCCGCTTGCGGCAGGGATGTTTGAAATTGTCCTCACCCTCAGCCCCACCGCCCTTACGCCCCTGTCCCTGTTCCATCTTGCGCCTGTCTTTTTGGCTTCGGTGGCGATTTACCTCTTTATCTCACAGCTCATCACCGCAATGAAAACCAGCAAAGCTCGCGCTGGCGAATTGGAGCGTTTGGCTGAGGAAATCCAAGCCGAATTGGCGTTAAGCTATGAAACCTTGGCACGCGAACGCGAGAAAAGTGCGATTGACAAAGAACGTTCGCGAATTTTGCTGGATTTGCACGATGGGGTTGGGGGGATTTTGGCCAATACCATCGCCTATATCGACAATCATGGGCGCGGCGATGATGTGATCCGCGCCTCCCTCTCCGAGGCTCTCCGCGATCTTGGGTTAATGTTGGACGGGTTGGAAAACAGTCATTCCTTGGCCACACTTTTAGGCATGATGCGCGAAAGGCTCGAGCCTTTGATGAATGACCACAATCTCAGCTTTGATTGGCAGGTTGAAGAGGAACCTCAAATTCCACATCAAGGCCCATCTCATAATCTGGCCGTTGCGCGTATCGTGCAGGAGGCAATCACCAATACGATCAAACACGCGAATGCCAGTTCAATCCGCATCTATACCCAACAGGATCTGGTGCGGGTCAGTGATAATGGCCGCGGCTTCGATGTCACGGCAGAGCCCCGACAAGGCTATGGCCTAATGGGAATGCGGCGGCGCGCGGCAGATTTGGGAATTGGTCTTGAGATCAAGAGCGGCCAAAGCGGCACGCAGATCAGTCTCTTTCTCAACCCCCAAACCGTTTGAGTGCCGCGCGGATCACTTGGCGTCTTTTTCGGCCTGACGCTTTTCCCAAGCGGCTTTCTTTTCGAGATATTCTTCTTCGGTCAGATTATGCCAACCCACACATTTACCCGTTGGCGAACGTCCGCATCCACAATCACTCATTATTTTTTCCTCGGCTTTGATCTGTGTAAGGGGGGAGATAGAGAGAGAATGCCCGCTGGAAACCCCCCATCTCAAAAGAAATGCACAGCACCCAAAACAGTGGTCGCCAAAACGATATATCGACCAAATTTGGCGATGCTGACAACCAATACAAACCGCCAAAGAGGCTCGCGCATCACCCCTGCGGCAAGCGTAATCGGATCACCGATAATTGGCACCCATGAGGCCAAAAGGCTGATCCAACCCCAACGCTGATAGCGGTCTTGCGCACGGGCCAAATTCGCGCGGGATATCGGAAACCAGCGTTTATCGGCTTGTGTCTCAGCCACGCGCCCCAAGCCCCAATTAACACAAGAGCCCAGAACATTGCCAATCCCAGCGACCAAGACCAACAGCCAGACGGGATAGGTCTGGCCCAGGATTAGCCCAACCAAGACCGCCTCAGATTGCGCAGGGATTAGGCTTGCCGCAAGGAAGGCCGCCCCAAAGAGAAGCCACAGACCCCCCATCATACAGCTTGGTGCACCTCGATCACATTGCCCTCGGGATCATGGAAAAAGACCTGATGCCATTCTTTCGCAAAGGCAGTGCCGTAATCGGAATAAGGAATGTTATGTTGGTCAAGCAGGGCCATAAAGGCTGCAATGTCATCTGTGCGAAAGGCAATATGACCGCGTTCGACAGGGTTGATCACCTCGCCATTGCGAAAGGCGACAGACAAATCCTTTGTGGCAAGATGCATCTGCATCTGCCCATCCGTGGCAAAACGAATTTTACCATCATACCCGCTTTGCGATGTTGCCTCAGGGCGCGGGAAAGATTGGATTGGGATGTCGTCCAACCCCAAAACACCCGTGTAGAACGCGTGCAACCGATCCACATCTTCGGAGACGAAATTGATATGGTGAAATTCTAGCTTCATGCTGCGGGCCTTTGTTGTCGAAGATCTGTGCCCCGACTATAGGCGCAAAGACCCTGCAAATGCCAAGGGCTTAATCCGCCGCCACATAGGCGCGCAAAGCAGCGCGCAACCCTTGCGACCAAATCAAAGTCAACCAATCGCAAAAGGCTGTCGCAAAGCGCGGATCATCGGCCAGATCACCATAGATCCGCGACATAGAAAGCCATGCCATTGGATCAGATTTTGCGACAAGCGCCGTCTGATGCAAATCAGACCAATTAGGGTCATTCGCTTCAATCACTGTTCCATCTTCGCGGGTAGCGGCACACATGCGCGCCCATGCGGCCTCGACCAAAGCGAGCCCTGAAATTGAGCTGCCCTTTTCCAAACCATCGCGCAACGAAGGCAGCACAAAACCTGGATGACGGGACGAGCCATCAAACGCCACGCGGCGCGTTGTGTCGACAATCATCTCATTTCCAAAGCGCCGTTCAATCAGCGTCACATAATCGGCGGGGGTCATATCTGGCACGGGCTGCACATGGGGCGCGATTTCCTCGCGCACCACTTTTGCAAAAAAGGGCGCAACATCCGCATCCCCCATCGCAGCAGAGATTGTGGCAAGTGACAGAACCTCACCTGCATTGGCCAACACCTGATGTCCGCCGTTTAGAATGCGAATTTTCATCGCCTCGAACGCGTGAACGTGATCCGAGAAGGTCGCACCGGCCAAATCCCAATCGGGGCGGCCCGCACAAAAATCATCTTCGATCACCCATTGGCGAAAGGCCTCGTGGGTGACGGGCACTTGATCATGCAGTCCAAACTCCTCGACCAAGGCCAATTCATTCGGCCCTGTCGCAGGGACGATGCAATCCACCATCGAATTGGGAAAGCTGCAGGCGGTGTTGATCCAATCGGCCAAATCAGCATCCATCAGACGCGCAAGCGACACAATCGTCTGACGCAGAACCGCGCCATTGCCCTGTAGGTTATCGCAAGATTGCAACGTGATTGGCCCCTGCCCCTTGGCACGGCGCAGACGCAAGGCCGCAACAATCGCGCCAAAGGCCGTGCGCGGCTGGTCAGGATAGGCCACATCATGCACAATATCAGGATGCGCCGCATCAAACCCGAGCGTAACAGGGTCGATATAATAGCCACCTTCGGTCACAGTTAGGGCGACAATCCGAATATCCGCCTCAGCCATGCGCGCGATCAGCGGGCCGTTACCCTCAACCACAGGGATGTAATCAATCATCGACCCGACCACTTCGGCAGAGACACCTTCGGGATCAAGCTTGATCAATGTCGTCAGGCAATCTTGTGCCAGCATTTTTTGACGCTGCACGTCATCGTAAGGGCGCACGCCTGCACCGATAATCGCCCAATCATGCGCCAGACCCTGCTCCATCAGGCGATGCAAATACCACGATTGGTGCGCGCGGTGGAAATTCCCAAGACCAATATGAACAATTCCCGCCGAAAGCGCACTTCGATCATAACTGGGCCGCGCAATCTTTGAAGGCAGGCTTGAAAGGTTATCTTGGCTAAGGGCAATCATCGGCACGTCTCGCATCAGCTCATCCAATTCCCGCCATCGACATTATATGTCTGGGCCACGATGTAATCGGCATCCGCGCTTGCCAGAAACACGGCCATGCCTGTTAAATCTTCAGCTTGCCCCATGCGCCCGAAAGGCACGGCTTCGCCGACTTCGCGCTTTTTCTGGCCAAGGGGCTTGCCCTCATATTTTGCAAAAAACGCATCCACCCCGTCCCAATGCTCGCCATCCACCACACCAGGCGCGATCGCATTCACATTGATCCCATGGGAAATGAGGTTCAGCCCTGCGGATTGGGTCAGACTGATCACAGCCGCCTTAGAAGCACAGTAGACTCCCACCAAGGCCTCACCGCGCCGCCCTGCTTGGCTGGCCATATTGATAATCTTGCCCCCCTGCCCGCGGGCAATCATTTTCTTGGCGACAGCCTGCATGGTAAACAGAACGCCCGCCACGTTGATCGCAAAGACCTTGTCAAAATCGGCGCGCGTGATTTCGACAATGGGGGCAGCGGTGAAAAGCGCTGCATTGTTGATCAAGATATCAATGCCACCAAGATTGGATTCAACCTGATCCACGGCTGCTTCGATACTGGCTTGGTCTGTCACATCCATTTCAACCGCGCACGCCTTGGGGCCAAGCGCCGCTGCCGCCTCGCCGGCGCGGGTGATGTTAATGTCGCCAATCGCAACCTCTGCGCCTTCTGCAATGTAGCGCTGCGCAAACGCGTATCCGATGCCGCGCGCAGCCCCCGTGATCAGCGCCTTTTTCCCAAGAAGCCGTGTCATGACTGGCGGAGCCCCTTTGCATCAAAGCGGTGGATGTGATCGGGGTTTGGCGTCAAATGCACAGTCGCGCCGTAATCTACGTCCATCTCACCCGAGATCCGCACGGTGATCGGTTCGGCATGGCCCTCGATTTGAACGTGCAAAAACGTGTCAGACCCCAAATGTTCAGACACACCAACCTGTCCTGACCATGTGCCTTTGCTTGTGGAAATTTCCAAATGCTCGGGGCGGATGCCAATCGTATGGGCGCCATAAGGTGTAGCCAGATCACCGCCTAACAGGTTCATCTTGGGTGATCCGATAAAGCCTGCGACAAAGGTGTTGCACGGGCGCTGATACAGCTCCAACGGGCTGCCCACCTGTTCGATAACGCCTGCACGCAAGACCACGATCTTATCGGCCATGGTCATCGCTTCGACCTGATCATGGGTCACATAGATCATCGTGGTCTTCAGGCGCTTGTGCAATTCGCTGATCTCAAGGCGCATCCCAACCCGCAGCGCCGCATCTAGGTTTGACAAAGGCTCGTCAAACAAGAATGCGGCAGGCTCGCGCACGATGGCACGGCCAATGGCCACGCGCTGGCGCTGACCACCCGATAATTGCCCTGGCTTACGGTCGAGATAATCCGTTAGGTTCAACACCTCTGCCGCTTGCGCAACACGGGCGTCTTGTTCCGATTTGCTCAGCCCCGCCATACGCAGCGGAAACGCGATATTCTTGCGCACCGACATATGCGGATAAAGTGCGTAAGACTGGAACACCATCGCCAGACCACGCTTGGCTGGGGCAATGTCAGTTGCATTCACCCCGTCAATCATCACCGCGCCATCGCTGACATCCTCAAGCCCTGCGATCAAACGCAAAAGCGTGGATTTCCCGCAGCCTGATGGGCCGACAAAGACGACAAACTCGCCATCATTAATGTCCAAATCTAGCGGCGGAATAACTTCGACATCCCCGAATTTCTTGGACACTTTGTTTAATGTGATCTGTCCCATTTCCGCTCCGCTTATTTAACCGCGCCAAAGGTCAGGCCGCGCACAAGTTGTTTCTGGCTGAACCACCCCATCACAAGAATGGGCGCAATCGCCATGGTCGAAGCTGCCGATAGCTTCGCGTAGAACAGCCCTTCTGGACTAGAATAACTGGCGATGAAGGCCGTCAGCGGGGCCGCATTGGCCGCTGTGAGGTTCAATGTCCAAAACGCCTCGTTCCACGCCAAAATGACATTGAGCAAAATGGTTGAGGCAATTCCAGGAATAGCCATTGGTGTCAGCACATACAGGATTTCCTCGCGCAAGGTGGCGCCATCCATCCGCGCGGCCTCTAGGATCTCGCTCGGGATTTCCTTGAAATAAGTATAGAGCATCCAGACAATGATCGGCAGGTTGATGAGCATCATAACCACAACCAAACCAAAACGGCTGTCGAGAAGGCCAAGCTCAATGAAGAGCAGGTAAATGGGATAAAGCACCCCAACCGCAGGCAGCATTTTGGTGGACAACATCCAAAGCAAAATATCCTTGGTGCGTTTGGACGGCACAAAGGCCATAGCCCAAGCGGCAGGGATCGCCACCAACAGGCCAAGCGCGGTTGAACCAAACGCGATGATGATCGAATTCCACAGATAGCGGGTGTAGTCCGACCGCTCCTGCACAACGCCATAATTCTCTAGCGTCCAGTCAAAGAACAAGAATAAAGGCGGGTCATTGATCGCTTGCGCCTCGGTTTTGAAGCTTGTCAGGATCGTCCACAAAATCGGGAAGAAGATCAAAAAGCCAATCGTCCATGCAACCAAAGTATTGATGAGCTTACGGTTTGGGGTGACTGCGCGGGCCATAGCGTTTCCTCCTCACGCGTCCAAATTCTTGCCAACGATGCGCATCAAGAAGACGGCAACAATATTGGCAAGGATGATGGCGTAGACCCCGCCCGCAGACCCCAGACCCACATTCTGGCTTTCCAACACGCGTTGGAAGATCAGGTAGGTCAGCGTCCGCGTGCCAAAGGCCCCGCCCGTGGTCACAAAAATTTCGGCGAAAATAGACAGTAAGAAAATCGTCTGGATTAAGATCACAATCGTGATCGCCCGCGCCAAATGCGGCAGCACCAGATTGAAAAACCGTGCAACAGGGCCTGCGCCATCCATTTCGGCGGCCTCTAGTTGCTCACCATCCAAAGATTGGATCGCGGTTAGTAAAATCAGCGTGGCAAAAGGCAGCCATTGCCACGAGACAATCATGATCAACGATGTAATCGGCACATCCGACAACCACACAACAGGTTCGGCCCCAAAGGCGCGCCACAAATGCGCAAACAGGCCATTGACGGGATCCATAAAGATATTCTTCCACACCAAAGCCGATACAGTGGGCATAACGAAAAAGGGCGCGATGACCATGATCCGCACGACACCCTGCCCCCAAATGGGCTGATCCAACAGCATGGCGAGGAATATGCCAAGGATAACAGTGATGGCCAAAACCCCGAGCACGATCACAAGGGTGGTTTGAACCGCAGGCCAAAACGAACTTGAGCTGATAAAGCGGATGTAATTCTCAAACCCGATAAAGCCTTGGTCGCCACCGCGCAGCGGCAGATATTGCCGAAACGAAAACCACAAGGTCATGGTCAACGGAACAAGCATCCAACCAAGCAGCAAGATCACGGCAGGGGCCATCATCACACGCGCAGCGGATCGTGAATGTTGGGTGGCCATCGGCAAATCCTTCACGGGACAGACATCGGGTCTGGTCAATATATATTAACAAATACGGGGGCGATGTCGGAAAATGTGGGAGGCGACCTTGAGACGCCTCCCACGTTCTTGGGGAGGTGGGTTACCGCTTAGCGATAGCCCGCTGCTTCCATTGCTTCATTGGTGATGGCTTGTGCTTTTTCCAAAGCCTCATCAATCGACTGCTGGCCTGCATAAACTGCCGAGAATTCTTGGCTCACTTCAGATGCGATGCCCGCAAATTCTGGGATCGCTGCGAACTGAATGCCGACATAGGGGCTTGGCTCTACGGTCGAGTCGTTCGGGTCTGCGGACAAGATCGAACGAAGTGTCATGTCTGCAAATGGAACGTCTGCGTAGTTGGGGTTCTCATAGAGCGAGGTGCGCGCGCCTGGAGGCACGTTTGCCCAACCTTCATTGGCGGCAACCAATTCGATATATTCTTTGGAAGTCGCCCATTCGATGAACTGCTTGGCTGCATCTGCTTGCTGTGTGCCCGCAGGGATAGCCAAGGCCCAAGCCCAGAGCCAGTTGGAACGCTTGCCAAGGCCATTATCAGGTGCCAGGGCAAAACCTACGTGATCTGCAACAGTCGAGTCATTGGGGTTGGTGACGAAGGATGCCGCAACAGTCGCGTCAATCCACATACCGCACTTGCCCTGCTGGAACAGCGACAGGTTCTCGTTGAAGCCGTTGGTGGCATAGCCCGCAGGGCCCGATTCATTCATCATGCCAACAAAGAATTCCAACGTGTCACGCCATGGCTGTGTGTCGAACTGTGCGTTCCAGTCCATGTCGAACCAACGTGCGCCAAACGAGTTGGACATTGCAGTGATGAAAGCGCCGCCTTCACCCCAGCCTGCCTTACCACGCAGACAGATGCCGTTGATGTCATTTGCGCGATCTGTCATCGCTGCCGCCGCTTCGCGGATGAAGGCCCAAGTTGGCGCTTCTGGCATTTCCAGACCCGCTGCTTCCATCAGGTCTGTGCGATACATCACCATCGAGCTTTCGCCGTAGAAAGGTGCCGCGTAAAGCGTGCCATCATGGCTCAAACCGCCTGCCATTGCGGGCAGAAGGTCAGCCACATCGTACTCGGCGCTGAGGTCGTCCAAAGGCACAAGCCAGTCATTAGAACCCCAGATCGGCGCCTCATACATGCCGATGGTCATGATGTCGAACTGGCCACCATTTGTGGTGATGTCGGTGGTCACGCGCTGACGCAGCACGTTTTCCTCAAGGGTCACCCACTCAACATTGATACCAGTTTGTTCTGTGAATGTATCCGTATAGCCCTGCATACGGATCATATCGCCATTGTTTACGGTTGCGATTGTGATGGTCTGCGCCATCGCAGCGCCAGCAGTCAGCACAGACAAAGCTGTCGCTGCAAGCAACGAGCGTTTCATAGTCATCCTACTCCTCCCAAGGATTCTATTCAGTGAACAGACGTTACTGACAAGACTTGTTTCCCGTCAATAAAAAAATTTACGCGTGTAAATTTTTATTTTAGCCCTTGATAATCTTGGATTATGCCGAAGCGCGCATAATCAACTCGCCATCAAACAGCGTCACTTGTCGGGTATCGCCGCGTTCGCCCGACTCGATCAAAGCCATCATTGTCTCAACGCTTTTCGTGGCAATGCGCGCATAATCATGCGAGATCGTGGTCAAGGTCGGGCAGGTAAACCGCGCCACGGGGTGGTTGTCATGCCCCGCCACCCGCAGCGCGCAATCCGCCTCGCGCCCCACGCGCAAACCCAATTCATAAGCCGCTGCCAAAAAGCCAATGGCCAAGCGGTCATTACTGCAAAAAATCGTATTGCTTGAAAAGGCGCGTTCCATAATCACCCGCCGCCCTTCGTTATAGCCGATCTCCTCGAGCGCCCACCCTTCCCCATGGGCCTGCACGACCTGTGGTGCGAACCCCAATCGCTCCATCGCGCCGATATAGGCCAAGCGGCGCTTATTCGCATTTGGGTTGGGCGGCGTGCGCATCTCGAAAAATACGGGCGGCTCGCCTGTGCGGGTCAGATATTCGACCATCTTATCGGTTGCTTGTTCGTTGTTGTGACCCACAAAGGCCTCGCCGATCCCCTCAATATTGGCATCAAAATTCACTGTAGGCACATCAGCGCAAAAGCTTTCCAAAGCCGCCCGATCAGAGGCGCGCCCAAGCGGGGCCAGTAGAACAGCCGCAGGCTTAATCGCGCGTAGTGCGTCCAAATTGCCAACCTCAAGCTGCGGATCGCCATGCGAGCTCAGCAAAATTGGACGAAACCCCTGCGCAATCACCAATGTCTCGATCCGCCTTGCGATTTCGGCAAAAAACGGGTCTGCCAGATAGGGCAAAACAATGCCGATATTTTTCGTCAGTTTGCGGTTCTGGTTCACCGCAAAGATATTGGGACGATAATTGCTTTCCTCCAACGCCTGCTCAATTTTGGCGCGGGTGGCGGGGCGGACGCTGTCGGGGTCGTGAAAATATTTTGACACAGTCGGACGCGACACTCCGCAAAAGGCGGCAAACTCCTCCATATTGCGCACGGGCCGATCTTCCATTTGTCTCACTTTCAATTTTTTACCAAGCTTTACGTTTTCTTATCGCGCGAAAAAAATCAAGACTTGAGAAAATCTCGGATACGGCCCGCAGTTCAACCTGACGCCTTGCCTTTCGCGCCACGGCACTAAGTCAGCGGGACTGACTTGATTTAGGAGGCGAGGATGAATGACCAATCAATGACCCGCGACATGGTGCAACAAGGTCAAATTGATCTCAAAGCGCGCTATGCCCAGTCACAGGCATCACTCAAACAAGAACAGCTGAAACGCGAAGCGGCGGGCTATGCAGTCGGTGCGTTTTTGGGGTGGTTTGGTGAAATGACCACCGGTAAAGGCCCGCTAGCCTGCGCCGTGTGCCTGTCGAAAGCGGCCTGTGCAACTTTTGCAATCGCGGCCCCGATCTATTTTCTGTCGCAGATGCTGTAATCATCGGCGAGATCAAAACACGATGCGACAGGGGGCCAGAGATGGCTCCCTGTCCATTTAGAGCAACCTTTTTTGGTTTACGCGAAAGCTGTTATACGCGAGACAGGTGTTCGATAGCTCTGTGGCCCCTGCCACGCCTGTGTGACGAAAGCGGAACTGTGCAAACGGAAAATCGCGACAAA from Rhodobacterales bacterium HKCCA1288 harbors:
- a CDS encoding DedA family protein; protein product: MGGLWLLFGAAFLAASLIPAQSEAVLVGLILGQTYPVWLLVLVAGIGNVLGSCVNWGLGRVAETQADKRWFPISRANLARAQDRYQRWGWISLLASWVPIIGDPITLAAGVMREPLWRFVLVVSIAKFGRYIVLATTVLGAVHFF
- a CDS encoding VOC family protein, which gives rise to MKLEFHHINFVSEDVDRLHAFYTGVLGLDDIPIQSFPRPEATSQSGYDGKIRFATDGQMQMHLATKDLSVAFRNGEVINPVERGHIAFRTDDIAAFMALLDQHNIPYSDYGTAFAKEWHQVFFHDPEGNVIEVHQAV
- a CDS encoding mannitol dehydrogenase family protein; translated protein: MRDVPMIALSQDNLSSLPSKIARPSYDRSALSAGIVHIGLGNFHRAHQSWYLHRLMEQGLAHDWAIIGAGVRPYDDVQRQKMLAQDCLTTLIKLDPEGVSAEVVGSMIDYIPVVEGNGPLIARMAEADIRIVALTVTEGGYYIDPVTLGFDAAHPDIVHDVAYPDQPRTAFGAIVAALRLRRAKGQGPITLQSCDNLQGNGAVLRQTIVSLARLMDADLADWINTACSFPNSMVDCIVPATGPNELALVEEFGLHDQVPVTHEAFRQWVIEDDFCAGRPDWDLAGATFSDHVHAFEAMKIRILNGGHQVLANAGEVLSLATISAAMGDADVAPFFAKVVREEIAPHVQPVPDMTPADYVTLIERRFGNEMIVDTTRRVAFDGSSRHPGFVLPSLRDGLEKGSSISGLALVEAAWARMCAATREDGTVIEANDPNWSDLHQTALVAKSDPMAWLSMSRIYGDLADDPRFATAFCDWLTLIWSQGLRAALRAYVAAD
- a CDS encoding L-iditol 2-dehydrogenase — protein: MTRLLGKKALITGAARGIGYAFAQRYIAEGAEVAIGDINITRAGEAAAALGPKACAVEMDVTDQASIEAAVDQVESNLGGIDILINNAALFTAAPIVEITRADFDKVFAINVAGVLFTMQAVAKKMIARGQGGKIINMASQAGRRGEALVGVYCASKAAVISLTQSAGLNLISHGINVNAIAPGVVDGEHWDGVDAFFAKYEGKPLGQKKREVGEAVPFGRMGQAEDLTGMAVFLASADADYIVAQTYNVDGGNWMS
- a CDS encoding ABC transporter ATP-binding protein, which codes for MGQITLNKVSKKFGDVEVIPPLDLDINDGEFVVFVGPSGCGKSTLLRLIAGLEDVSDGAVMIDGVNATDIAPAKRGLAMVFQSYALYPHMSVRKNIAFPLRMAGLSKSEQDARVAQAAEVLNLTDYLDRKPGQLSGGQRQRVAIGRAIVREPAAFLFDEPLSNLDAALRVGMRLEISELHKRLKTTMIYVTHDQVEAMTMADKIVVLRAGVIEQVGSPLELYQRPCNTFVAGFIGSPKMNLLGGDLATPYGAHTIGIRPEHLEISTSKGTWSGQVGVSEHLGSDTFLHVQIEGHAEPITVRISGEMDVDYGATVHLTPNPDHIHRFDAKGLRQS
- a CDS encoding carbohydrate ABC transporter permease; this translates as MARAVTPNRKLINTLVAWTIGFLIFFPILWTILTSFKTEAQAINDPPLFLFFDWTLENYGVVQERSDYTRYLWNSIIIAFGSTALGLLVAIPAAWAMAFVPSKRTKDILLWMLSTKMLPAVGVLYPIYLLFIELGLLDSRFGLVVVMMLINLPIIVWMLYTYFKEIPSEILEAARMDGATLREEILYVLTPMAIPGIASTILLNVILAWNEAFWTLNLTAANAAPLTAFIASYSSPEGLFYAKLSAASTMAIAPILVMGWFSQKQLVRGLTFGAVK
- a CDS encoding sugar ABC transporter permease, with amino-acid sequence MATQHSRSAARVMMAPAVILLLGWMLVPLTMTLWFSFRQYLPLRGGDQGFIGFENYIRFISSSSFWPAVQTTLVIVLGVLAITVILGIFLAMLLDQPIWGQGVVRIMVIAPFFVMPTVSALVWKNIFMDPVNGLFAHLWRAFGAEPVVWLSDVPITSLIMIVSWQWLPFATLILLTAIQSLDGEQLEAAEMDGAGPVARFFNLVLPHLARAITIVILIQTIFLLSIFAEIFVTTGGAFGTRTLTYLIFQRVLESQNVGLGSAGGVYAIILANIVAVFLMRIVGKNLDA
- a CDS encoding sugar ABC transporter substrate-binding protein; its protein translation is MTMKRSLLAATALSVLTAGAAMAQTITIATVNNGDMIRMQGYTDTFTEQTGINVEWVTLEENVLRQRVTTDITTNGGQFDIMTIGMYEAPIWGSNDWLVPLDDLSAEYDVADLLPAMAGGLSHDGTLYAAPFYGESSMVMYRTDLMEAAGLEMPEAPTWAFIREAAAAMTDRANDINGICLRGKAGWGEGGAFITAMSNSFGARWFDMDWNAQFDTQPWRDTLEFFVGMMNESGPAGYATNGFNENLSLFQQGKCGMWIDATVAASFVTNPNDSTVADHVGFALAPDNGLGKRSNWLWAWALAIPAGTQQADAAKQFIEWATSKEYIELVAANEGWANVPPGARTSLYENPNYADVPFADMTLRSILSADPNDSTVEPSPYVGIQFAAIPEFAGIASEVSQEFSAVYAGQQSIDEALEKAQAITNEAMEAAGYR
- a CDS encoding LacI family DNA-binding transcriptional regulator, giving the protein MEDRPVRNMEEFAAFCGVSRPTVSKYFHDPDSVRPATRAKIEQALEESNYRPNIFAVNQNRKLTKNIGIVLPYLADPFFAEIARRIETLVIAQGFRPILLSSHGDPQLEVGNLDALRAIKPAAVLLAPLGRASDRAALESFCADVPTVNFDANIEGIGEAFVGHNNEQATDKMVEYLTRTGEPPVFFEMRTPPNPNANKRRLAYIGAMERLGFAPQVVQAHGEGWALEEIGYNEGRRVIMERAFSSNTIFCSNDRLAIGFLAAAYELGLRVGREADCALRVAGHDNHPVARFTCPTLTTISHDYARIATKSVETMMALIESGERGDTRQVTLFDGELIMRASA